Proteins encoded in a region of the Polyodon spathula isolate WHYD16114869_AA chromosome 9, ASM1765450v1, whole genome shotgun sequence genome:
- the LOC121321013 gene encoding magnesium transporter NIPA1-like isoform X1: MTLEAKDSTGNSLSAAGLCIAVLSSFVNGSTFVLQKKGILQAQKRGVSYLTECVWWSGTLAMALGQVGNFLAYNMAPAALVTPLGALGVPFGSLLASYMLQENLNVLGKLGCVLSCTGAAVLIIHAPKSECVSSRVELEEKLGDPVFLGYLCVVLLLLLLLITWVAPVHGPTNIMVYSTICSLLGSFTVPSSKGLGLAAQDVFTEDPSSQRALYLLGLLLFTLASSVLIQFTYINKALEHFDSSVFGAIYYVTFTTLVTLATAILFREWSDLGAVDCLGMLCGFVTVSVGIVLLQVFKEFTWSWSDVKKAPRKKD; encoded by the exons ATGACTTTAGAAGCGAAGGACAGTACCGGCAATTCGCTGTCTGCTGCTGGTTTATGCATTGCTGTGCTGTCCAGTTTTGTCAATGGATCAACGTTTGTCTTACAGAAAAAGGGGATATTACAAGCACAAAAGCGAG GAGTTTCATACCTAACTGAATGCGTGTGGTGGAGTGGAACGCTAGCAA tGGCTCTGGGCCAGGTAGGGAATTTCCTGGCGTACAACATGGCTCCGGCTGCTTTAGTCACACCCCTTGGAGCGCTCGGGGTCCCCTTTGG GTCTCTCTTGGCTTCCTACATGCTGCAGGAGAATCTCAATGTTCTTGGGAAGCTGGGCTGTGTGTTAAGCTGCACAGGTGCTGCTGTTCTGATTATCCACGCTCCGAAGTCTGAGTGTGTGAGCTCAAGGGTGGAGCTGGAAGAGAAGCTTGGAGATCCAG TGTTCCTCGGCTATCTCTGTGtcgtcctgctgctgctgctgctgctgatcaCGTGGGTCGCCCCTGTGCACGGCCCCACTAACATCATGGTCTACAGCACTATCTGTTCCTTGCTGGGCAGCTTCACTGTGCCGAGCAGCAAAGGCCTGGGGCTGGCTGCTCAGGATGTGTTCACTGAAGACCCCTCCAGTCAGAGAGCCCTGTATCTCTTGGGGCTGCTATTGTTCACCCTGGCATCCAGTGTCCTCATCCAGTTCACCTACATTAACAAAGCGTTGGAGCACTTTGACAGCTCTGTGTTCGGTGCTATTTACTACGTGACGTTCACCACTCTCGTCACATTGGCCACTGCCATTCTCTTCAGGGAATGGAGTGACTTGGGTGCTGTGGACTGCCTTGGCATGCTGTGTGGCTTCGTCACAGTGTCTGTGGGAATCGttcttcttcaagtattcaaggAATTCACTTGGAGTTGGAGTGATGTAAAGAAAGCTCCTCGTAAGAAAGACTGA
- the LOC121321013 gene encoding magnesium transporter NIPA1-like isoform X3, with the protein MRVVEWNASNGSGPGREFPGVQHGSGCFSHTPWSARGPLWENLNVLGKLGCVLSCTGAAVLIIHAPKSECVSSRVELEEKLGDPVFLGYLCVVLLLLLLLITWVAPVHGPTNIMVYSTICSLLGSFTVPSSKGLGLAAQDVFTEDPSSQRALYLLGLLLFTLASSVLIQFTYINKALEHFDSSVFGAIYYVTFTTLVTLATAILFREWSDLGAVDCLGMLCGFVTVSVGIVLLQVFKEFTWSWSDVKKAPRKKD; encoded by the exons ATGCGTGTGGTGGAGTGGAACGCTAGCAA tGGCTCTGGGCCAGGTAGGGAATTTCCTGGCGTACAACATGGCTCCGGCTGCTTTAGTCACACCCCTTGGAGCGCTCGGGGTCCCCTTTGG GAGAATCTCAATGTTCTTGGGAAGCTGGGCTGTGTGTTAAGCTGCACAGGTGCTGCTGTTCTGATTATCCACGCTCCGAAGTCTGAGTGTGTGAGCTCAAGGGTGGAGCTGGAAGAGAAGCTTGGAGATCCAG TGTTCCTCGGCTATCTCTGTGtcgtcctgctgctgctgctgctgctgatcaCGTGGGTCGCCCCTGTGCACGGCCCCACTAACATCATGGTCTACAGCACTATCTGTTCCTTGCTGGGCAGCTTCACTGTGCCGAGCAGCAAAGGCCTGGGGCTGGCTGCTCAGGATGTGTTCACTGAAGACCCCTCCAGTCAGAGAGCCCTGTATCTCTTGGGGCTGCTATTGTTCACCCTGGCATCCAGTGTCCTCATCCAGTTCACCTACATTAACAAAGCGTTGGAGCACTTTGACAGCTCTGTGTTCGGTGCTATTTACTACGTGACGTTCACCACTCTCGTCACATTGGCCACTGCCATTCTCTTCAGGGAATGGAGTGACTTGGGTGCTGTGGACTGCCTTGGCATGCTGTGTGGCTTCGTCACAGTGTCTGTGGGAATCGttcttcttcaagtattcaaggAATTCACTTGGAGTTGGAGTGATGTAAAGAAAGCTCCTCGTAAGAAAGACTGA
- the LOC121321013 gene encoding magnesium transporter NIPA1-like isoform X4: MALGQVGNFLAYNMAPAALVTPLGALGVPFGSLLASYMLQENLNVLGKLGCVLSCTGAAVLIIHAPKSECVSSRVELEEKLGDPVFLGYLCVVLLLLLLLITWVAPVHGPTNIMVYSTICSLLGSFTVPSSKGLGLAAQDVFTEDPSSQRALYLLGLLLFTLASSVLIQFTYINKALEHFDSSVFGAIYYVTFTTLVTLATAILFREWSDLGAVDCLGMLCGFVTVSVGIVLLQVFKEFTWSWSDVKKAPRKKD, translated from the exons A tGGCTCTGGGCCAGGTAGGGAATTTCCTGGCGTACAACATGGCTCCGGCTGCTTTAGTCACACCCCTTGGAGCGCTCGGGGTCCCCTTTGG GTCTCTCTTGGCTTCCTACATGCTGCAGGAGAATCTCAATGTTCTTGGGAAGCTGGGCTGTGTGTTAAGCTGCACAGGTGCTGCTGTTCTGATTATCCACGCTCCGAAGTCTGAGTGTGTGAGCTCAAGGGTGGAGCTGGAAGAGAAGCTTGGAGATCCAG TGTTCCTCGGCTATCTCTGTGtcgtcctgctgctgctgctgctgctgatcaCGTGGGTCGCCCCTGTGCACGGCCCCACTAACATCATGGTCTACAGCACTATCTGTTCCTTGCTGGGCAGCTTCACTGTGCCGAGCAGCAAAGGCCTGGGGCTGGCTGCTCAGGATGTGTTCACTGAAGACCCCTCCAGTCAGAGAGCCCTGTATCTCTTGGGGCTGCTATTGTTCACCCTGGCATCCAGTGTCCTCATCCAGTTCACCTACATTAACAAAGCGTTGGAGCACTTTGACAGCTCTGTGTTCGGTGCTATTTACTACGTGACGTTCACCACTCTCGTCACATTGGCCACTGCCATTCTCTTCAGGGAATGGAGTGACTTGGGTGCTGTGGACTGCCTTGGCATGCTGTGTGGCTTCGTCACAGTGTCTGTGGGAATCGttcttcttcaagtattcaaggAATTCACTTGGAGTTGGAGTGATGTAAAGAAAGCTCCTCGTAAGAAAGACTGA
- the LOC121321013 gene encoding magnesium transporter NIPA1-like isoform X2 produces the protein MDQRLSYRKRGYYKHKSEDPACVPEAWEFTELCHCLFIGVSYLTECVWWSGTLAMALGQVGNFLAYNMAPAALVTPLGALGVPFGSLLASYMLQENLNVLGKLGCVLSCTGAAVLIIHAPKSECVSSRVELEEKLGDPVFLGYLCVVLLLLLLLITWVAPVHGPTNIMVYSTICSLLGSFTVPSSKGLGLAAQDVFTEDPSSQRALYLLGLLLFTLASSVLIQFTYINKALEHFDSSVFGAIYYVTFTTLVTLATAILFREWSDLGAVDCLGMLCGFVTVSVGIVLLQVFKEFTWSWSDVKKAPRKKD, from the exons ATGGATCAACGTTTGTCTTACAGAAAAAGGGGATATTACAAGCACAAAAGCGAG GATCCAGCGTGCGTTCCTGAAGCTTGGGAATTCACTGAACTCTGTCATTGCCTCTTCATAGGAGTTTCATACCTAACTGAATGCGTGTGGTGGAGTGGAACGCTAGCAA tGGCTCTGGGCCAGGTAGGGAATTTCCTGGCGTACAACATGGCTCCGGCTGCTTTAGTCACACCCCTTGGAGCGCTCGGGGTCCCCTTTGG GTCTCTCTTGGCTTCCTACATGCTGCAGGAGAATCTCAATGTTCTTGGGAAGCTGGGCTGTGTGTTAAGCTGCACAGGTGCTGCTGTTCTGATTATCCACGCTCCGAAGTCTGAGTGTGTGAGCTCAAGGGTGGAGCTGGAAGAGAAGCTTGGAGATCCAG TGTTCCTCGGCTATCTCTGTGtcgtcctgctgctgctgctgctgctgatcaCGTGGGTCGCCCCTGTGCACGGCCCCACTAACATCATGGTCTACAGCACTATCTGTTCCTTGCTGGGCAGCTTCACTGTGCCGAGCAGCAAAGGCCTGGGGCTGGCTGCTCAGGATGTGTTCACTGAAGACCCCTCCAGTCAGAGAGCCCTGTATCTCTTGGGGCTGCTATTGTTCACCCTGGCATCCAGTGTCCTCATCCAGTTCACCTACATTAACAAAGCGTTGGAGCACTTTGACAGCTCTGTGTTCGGTGCTATTTACTACGTGACGTTCACCACTCTCGTCACATTGGCCACTGCCATTCTCTTCAGGGAATGGAGTGACTTGGGTGCTGTGGACTGCCTTGGCATGCTGTGTGGCTTCGTCACAGTGTCTGTGGGAATCGttcttcttcaagtattcaaggAATTCACTTGGAGTTGGAGTGATGTAAAGAAAGCTCCTCGTAAGAAAGACTGA